A genomic segment from Corylus avellana chromosome ca5, CavTom2PMs-1.0 encodes:
- the LOC132183020 gene encoding transcription factor ICE1 has translation MLPRASANGIVWMEGGGGGGGGEDEEDAASWTRTNNEGEPSNCKDEDMGLGVPLSSYKSMLENDWYINNNAALNPPRRDLHNHLHGLSNPQDVRDISFCSNPNDANSLLLQPLDSSSSCSPSQAFTLDPSQSQPPFLPHKSCFSSLINAVCTNPFDNAFDLGLDTGLLCPFNPAVSNSPALMGFPGLNSHPQIGAPELGSVGEFQPTRLLPITDTAAGLSGGFSPAGFEGFDNSGSSLLLNRAKVLRPLEVFPQVGTQPTLFQKRAALRQGSENSGTLRVSGATFGENSENLESRRRKKNEAGDVEEASIDVSGLNYDSDEFIENGIGKAEESVKNGGSNSNANSAVTGGDQKGKKKGLPAKNLMAERRRRKKLNDRLYMLRSVVPKISKMDRASILGDAIDYLKELLQRINDLHNELESSPPGSLLPPSTSFHPLTPTLPTLPCRVKEELCPSSLPSPKNQPARVEVRVREGRAVNIHMFCARRPGLLLSTMRALDNLGLDIQQAVISCFNGFALDVFRAEQCREGQDVLPEQIKAVLLDSAGFHGMM, from the exons ATGCTACCGAGGGCTTCTGCAAACGGTATCGTTTGGATGGAaggaggaggtggaggtggaggcggggaagatgaagaagacGCAGCGTCGTGGACCAGAACCAACAATGAAGGCGAGCCCAGCAACTGCAAGGACGAGGACATGGGTCTTGGTGTTCCTCTCTCTTCCTACAAGTCCATGCTTGAAAATGACTGGTACATCAACAACAACGCTGCTCTGAACCCGCCTCGCCGGGACCTCCATAACCATCTCCATGGCCTCTCAAACCCACAAGATGTCAGAGACATTAGCTTCTGTTCCAATCCAAACGACGCCAATAGCCTTCTTTTGCAGCCCTTGGACTCGTCCTCTTCCTGCTCTCCATCACAGGCGTTCACCCTCGACCCCTCACAGTCACAGCCACCCTTCTTGCCCCACAAATCTTGCTTCTCTTCGCTCATAAACGCTGTTTGCACCAACCCTTTTGACAATGCCTTCGATTTGGGGCTTGATACTGGTCTTCTCTGTCCGTTCAACCCAGCTGTTTCCAACTCCCCTGCTTTGATGGGCTTCCCGGGTTTGAATTCTCATCCCCAGATTGGTGCTCCCGAGCTGGGTTCGGTCGGCGAGTTTCAACCAACTCGGTTGCTGCCGATAACCGATACGGCCGCCGGGCTGAGTGGCGGGTTTAGTCCAGCTGGTTTCGAGGGGTTCGATAACTCAGGGAGTTCTCTGTTACTAAACAGAGCAAAGGTTCTGCGACCTCTTGAGGTTTTCCCTCAAGTGGGTACGCAACCCACTCTGTTTCAGAAGCGAGCGGCTCTTCGGCAAGGCTCTGAAAACTCGGGGACTTTGCGGGTCTCGGGTGCGACATTCGGCGAAAATTCGGAGAATTTGGAGAgtaggaggaggaagaagaacgAGGCAGGTGATGTGGAGGAAGCGAGCATCGACGTTTCGGGCTTGAATTACGATTCGGATGAGTTCATTGAGAATGGTATAGGTAAGGCGGAGGAGAGTGTTAAAAATGGTGGAAGCAACTCCAATGCGAACAGTGCTGTCACGGGTGGGGACCagaagggaaagaagaaggGACTGCCGGCTAAGAATCTGATGGCGGAGAGGCGGCGGAGGAAGAAGCTTAATGATAGGCTCTACATGCTTAGGTCTGTTGTACCCAAGATTAGCAAG ATGGATAGAGCCTCAATACTTGGGGATGCCATCGATTACTTAAAGGAGCTTTTGCAAAGGATCAATGATCTACACAATGAACTGGAGTCATCCCCACCAGGATCTTTGCTGCCACCTTCTACAAGCTTTCACCCTTTGACACCAACTCTGCCTACCCTTCCTTGCCGTGTGAAGGAAGAACTTTGTCCCAGCTCCCTGCCAAGCCCTAAAAACCAACCTGCAAGG GTGGAGGTAAGGGTAAGGGAAGGGAGAGCTGTCAACATACACATGTTTTGTGCCCGCAGACCAGGTCTCTTGCTTTCCACTATGAGGGCTCTGGACAACCTGGGGTTGGACATCCAGCAGGCTGTAATTAGCTGTTTCAATGGGTTTGCTTTGGATGTGTTCCGAGCTGAG CAATGCAGGGAAGGCCAGGATGTATTGCCCGAGCAAATTAAAGCGGTACTTTTGGATTCGGCTGGCTTCCATGGTATGATGTAA